One stretch of Desulfocurvus vexinensis DSM 17965 DNA includes these proteins:
- the cbiQ gene encoding cobalt ECF transporter T component CbiQ, translating into MIEERLQGGHGPLHRLDPRARLLAAAAWSVAGAVVQGLPVALAALAASALLLAAARPPLGEVARRLGAVNVFIAFLWLLMPFSTPGDPTFSVLGFAATRQGLELAALVTLKANAIVLAFMALVATIPVQDLGHALRKVGVPHKLALLLVFTHRAIQAMADEYRRMRQAMTVRGFVPRTGLHTWRAYACLAGMILVRGMDRAERVREAMLCRGFTGELRSTSPLAARPVDHIFLAAMLCASALLAWAGLWRAAP; encoded by the coding sequence GTGATCGAGGAGCGCCTCCAGGGCGGCCACGGGCCGCTGCACCGCCTGGACCCGCGCGCCCGCCTGCTGGCGGCGGCGGCGTGGTCCGTGGCCGGGGCGGTGGTCCAGGGGCTGCCCGTGGCCCTGGCGGCCCTGGCGGCCTCGGCCCTGCTGCTGGCCGCCGCGCGCCCGCCCCTGGGCGAGGTGGCCCGCCGCCTGGGCGCGGTGAACGTTTTCATCGCCTTCTTGTGGCTGCTCATGCCCTTCAGCACGCCCGGCGACCCCACCTTCTCCGTGCTCGGGTTCGCCGCCACGCGCCAGGGCCTGGAGCTGGCCGCCCTCGTGACCCTGAAGGCCAACGCCATCGTCCTGGCCTTCATGGCCCTGGTGGCGACCATCCCGGTCCAGGACCTGGGGCACGCCCTGCGCAAGGTGGGCGTGCCGCACAAGCTGGCGCTGCTTCTGGTCTTCACCCACCGCGCCATCCAGGCCATGGCCGACGAGTACCGCCGCATGCGCCAGGCCATGACCGTGCGCGGCTTCGTGCCCCGCACCGGCCTGCACACCTGGCGGGCCTACGCCTGCCTGGCGGGCATGATCCTCGTGCGCGGCATGGACCGCGCCGAGCGCGTGCGCGAGGCCATGCTCTGCCGGGGCTTCACCGGCGAGCTGCGTTCCACCAGCCCGCTGGCCGCCCGGCCCGTGGACCATATCTTCCTGGCCGCCATGCTCTGCGCCTCGGCGCTGCTGGCCTGGGCCGGGCTTTGGAGAGCCGCGCCATGA
- a CDS encoding sirohydrochlorin cobaltochelatase has product MKKGILLVAFGSSRQEAHLTLDRFDVRVRERFPGLPARWAFTSGVVRGKLAESGMKTDSVPKALEKMWFEKYTHVAVQSLHVITGREYDGLAADVAGFNAPGRAFAGLALGGPLLRGPADVPPAVEAILANLPPQREPGDPVVLMGHGTWHAGDSLYDLLYDALRARTNDVFLATMDGRLTIAEVRDALLARGATRAWLQPLLALPGRHVHHDMCGPQPGSWATILRTSGITPICATTGTAEYPQFAALWLDHLEEAVRELG; this is encoded by the coding sequence ATGAAGAAAGGAATCCTGCTGGTTGCCTTCGGTTCAAGCCGCCAGGAGGCGCATCTGACCCTGGACCGCTTCGACGTGCGCGTGCGCGAGCGCTTCCCGGGCCTGCCCGCGCGCTGGGCCTTCACCTCGGGGGTCGTGCGCGGCAAGCTGGCCGAGTCGGGCATGAAGACCGACTCCGTGCCCAAGGCCCTGGAAAAGATGTGGTTCGAGAAGTACACCCATGTGGCCGTGCAGTCGCTGCACGTCATCACCGGGCGGGAATACGACGGGCTGGCGGCGGATGTGGCGGGTTTCAACGCGCCGGGGCGGGCCTTTGCCGGGCTGGCCCTGGGCGGCCCGCTGCTGCGCGGCCCGGCAGACGTGCCCCCCGCCGTGGAAGCCATCCTGGCCAACCTGCCGCCGCAGCGCGAGCCCGGCGACCCCGTGGTGCTCATGGGCCACGGCACCTGGCACGCGGGCGACAGCCTCTACGACCTGCTCTACGACGCCCTGCGCGCCCGCACGAATGATGTGTTCCTGGCGACCATGGACGGGCGGCTGACCATCGCCGAGGTCCGCGACGCCCTGCTGGCACGCGGCGCCACCCGCGCCTGGCTCCAACCCCTGCTGGCCCTGCCCGGCCGCCACGTCCACCACGATATGTGCGGCCCCCAGCCAGGCTCCTGGGCCACCATCCTGCGCACCTCCGGCATCACCCCCATCTGCGCCACCACCGGCACCGCCGAATACCCCCAGTTCGCCGCCCTCTGGCTCGACCATTTGGAGGAGGCGGTGCGGGAGTTGGGGTGA
- a CDS encoding NifB/NifX family molybdenum-iron cluster-binding protein, with the protein MKALITLDLDTVAPRFDLTADVWIGRIDPDGTVRNAKTLVLSSASADELCKLVLTEKIEVVVCGAIEDKYYEYLQWKDVTVLDSVVGALDAVVQALARGALEQGAALPLRPGAD; encoded by the coding sequence ATGAAGGCGCTCATCACCCTGGACCTGGACACCGTCGCCCCGCGCTTCGACCTGACCGCCGATGTCTGGATCGGGCGCATCGACCCCGACGGGACGGTGCGCAACGCCAAGACGCTGGTGCTCTCCTCAGCCTCGGCGGACGAGCTGTGCAAGCTGGTGCTGACCGAGAAGATCGAGGTGGTCGTCTGCGGGGCCATCGAGGACAAATACTACGAATACCTGCAATGGAAGGACGTCACGGTCCTGGACTCCGTGGTCGGCGCCCTGGACGCCGTGGTCCAGGCCCTGGCCCGGGGCGCCCTGGAGCAGGGCGCCGCGCTCCCGCTGCGGCCCGGGGCGGACTGA
- a CDS encoding SLC13 family permease, with product MNAAATAPNQGFDWKRLVFLLTGVTLFTIVYFSPAWPDAVDPMGEHFVLTREGKGALAVFLLAGIWWVFEVVPIGVTSLMIGILQAAFLIRPAKVAFKDFMDPSVLFIFASLVIGAVFTKTGLTKRMAYKMLDVVGERTSMIYLGSFVVCGLLTLIMAHTAVAATLYPLLVAIYGLYSDDPHKPTKFGRGLFMGMAFVAGAGSIVTLLGAARGAVALGFYKDIMDKDVSFFELTYYMAPIGWLMIFLLWGFFMVVCKPEKKTIPGLRQKARELNAGLGPLSRHEILAAIIVGTAILALSLRSFIPALNAIDKTAIILLSTVLFYVFRILDLKDLEEVPWNIVLLFAGAMSIGFCLWETGAAKWLAVNWLAIFKEAHWFVFVMSIAFFVMVMTNFIMNVAAIAISLPVALVIAPYLGVTGEVILFASLVTAGMPFLLLVGAAPNAIAYNSRQFTSGQFFMLGIPASIILMIVVGLAVFVIWPLMGMPTTLPSGG from the coding sequence ATGAACGCAGCAGCTACGGCACCAAACCAAGGCTTCGACTGGAAGCGGCTCGTGTTCCTGCTCACGGGCGTCACGCTGTTCACCATCGTCTACTTCTCCCCGGCCTGGCCCGACGCGGTGGACCCCATGGGCGAGCATTTCGTCCTGACCCGCGAAGGCAAGGGCGCCCTGGCGGTGTTCCTGCTGGCCGGCATCTGGTGGGTCTTCGAGGTCGTGCCCATCGGCGTCACCTCGCTGATGATCGGCATCCTCCAGGCCGCCTTCCTCATCCGCCCGGCCAAGGTCGCCTTCAAGGACTTCATGGACCCCTCGGTGCTGTTCATCTTCGCCTCGCTGGTCATCGGCGCCGTGTTCACCAAGACCGGCCTGACCAAGCGCATGGCCTACAAGATGCTCGACGTCGTGGGCGAACGCACCTCCATGATCTACCTGGGCTCCTTCGTGGTCTGCGGCCTGCTCACGCTCATCATGGCCCACACCGCCGTGGCCGCGACCCTCTATCCGCTGCTGGTGGCCATCTACGGCCTGTATTCCGACGACCCGCACAAACCGACCAAGTTCGGCAGGGGCCTGTTCATGGGCATGGCCTTCGTGGCCGGGGCGGGGTCCATCGTCACCCTGCTGGGCGCCGCGCGCGGCGCCGTGGCCCTGGGTTTCTACAAGGACATCATGGACAAGGACGTCAGCTTCTTCGAACTGACCTACTACATGGCGCCCATCGGCTGGCTGATGATCTTTTTGCTGTGGGGCTTCTTCATGGTCGTGTGCAAGCCCGAGAAGAAGACCATCCCCGGCCTGCGCCAGAAGGCCCGCGAGCTCAACGCCGGCCTCGGGCCGCTCTCGCGCCACGAGATCCTGGCCGCCATCATCGTCGGCACGGCCATCCTGGCCCTGAGCCTGCGCTCCTTCATCCCGGCCCTGAACGCCATCGACAAGACGGCCATCATCCTCCTGTCCACGGTGCTCTTCTATGTCTTCCGCATCCTCGACCTCAAGGACCTGGAAGAGGTGCCCTGGAACATCGTGCTGCTCTTCGCCGGGGCCATGTCCATCGGCTTCTGCCTGTGGGAGACCGGCGCGGCCAAGTGGCTGGCCGTGAACTGGCTGGCCATCTTCAAGGAGGCCCACTGGTTCGTGTTCGTCATGTCCATCGCCTTCTTCGTCATGGTCATGACCAACTTCATCATGAACGTGGCGGCCATCGCCATCTCCCTGCCGGTGGCCCTGGTCATCGCGCCCTACCTGGGCGTGACCGGCGAGGTCATCCTGTTTGCCTCGCTGGTCACGGCGGGCATGCCCTTCCTGCTGCTGGTGGGCGCGGCGCCCAACGCCATCGCCTACAACTCGCGCCAGTTCACCAGCGGGCAGTTCTTCATGCTCGGCATCCCGGCCAGCATCATCCTGATGATCGTGGTCGGCCTGGCCGTGTTCGTCATCTGGCCGCTGATGGGCATGCCCACGACCCTGCCCTCCGGGGGCTAG
- a CDS encoding transferase, producing MNQLNNLLESIITRVNVNLREYADVGPHIRDLVPHEHFASFYAFYALTLHHPLHFMFRESCLSGTYFLGKCEVQRSILYKSDIRGDELKRRGDVFDVDGMKIKLYTDEFIAIRDSFLLKTLVHNYSHDPENLEKFAIRNTVALHWSNIHGSPVEGCLLEPFATVDFTSAHNCVFGAHSYVQVGELSHTYVKPGRVWVRSEGAFEFDYQFPQEVLDRFVHYEVGSCPSGIMMDYVEDRKEDFIPVYSSVTQAASIPVPRGASLSPYAVVKGETSIDENVLVCQRAYLAEASLGRGANAQENCYIVHSRLDGYNVTAHGGKIIHAHCAPNCFVGFNAFVHGTPEHPLQIGKGCIVMPHTIIDATEALVIPPGTLVWGFIQNAEDLRNNSMPLARLRDFSGETRFGTMRFSGSGRAFVDAFSNRIQHILEANGAYYDPATGQGAGHAQMNNDMAYNIVQPYPAGDKQGLYPTLEISPARENIFGDDGDD from the coding sequence ATGAATCAGTTGAATAATCTGCTTGAGAGCATCATCACCCGCGTCAACGTCAACCTGCGCGAATACGCCGACGTCGGGCCGCACATCCGCGACCTTGTGCCCCACGAGCATTTCGCCAGCTTCTACGCCTTCTACGCCCTGACCCTGCACCATCCCCTGCATTTCATGTTCCGCGAGTCCTGCCTGTCAGGCACCTATTTCCTGGGCAAGTGCGAAGTCCAGCGCTCCATCCTCTACAAGAGCGACATCCGGGGCGACGAGCTCAAGCGCCGGGGCGACGTGTTCGACGTCGATGGCATGAAGATCAAGCTCTACACCGACGAATTCATCGCCATCCGCGACAGCTTCCTGCTCAAGACCCTGGTCCACAACTACTCCCACGACCCGGAAAACCTGGAAAAATTTGCCATCCGCAACACCGTGGCCCTGCACTGGTCCAACATCCACGGCTCGCCCGTGGAGGGCTGCCTGCTCGAGCCCTTCGCCACGGTGGACTTCACCAGCGCCCACAACTGCGTGTTCGGCGCCCACAGCTACGTGCAGGTCGGCGAGCTGTCGCACACCTACGTCAAGCCCGGGCGGGTCTGGGTCCGCTCCGAGGGCGCCTTCGAGTTCGACTACCAGTTCCCCCAGGAGGTCCTCGACCGCTTCGTGCACTACGAGGTCGGCAGCTGCCCCTCGGGCATCATGATGGACTACGTGGAGGACCGCAAAGAGGACTTCATCCCCGTCTACTCCTCCGTGACCCAGGCCGCGTCCATCCCCGTGCCCCGGGGCGCCTCGCTGTCGCCCTACGCCGTGGTCAAGGGCGAGACGAGCATCGACGAGAACGTGCTGGTCTGCCAGCGGGCCTACCTGGCCGAAGCCTCCCTGGGGCGCGGCGCCAACGCCCAGGAGAACTGCTACATCGTCCACTCCCGCCTGGACGGCTATAACGTCACGGCCCACGGCGGCAAGATCATCCACGCCCACTGCGCGCCCAACTGCTTCGTGGGCTTCAACGCCTTCGTCCACGGCACCCCCGAGCACCCCCTGCAGATCGGCAAGGGCTGCATCGTCATGCCGCACACCATCATCGACGCCACCGAGGCCCTGGTCATCCCCCCGGGCACCCTGGTCTGGGGCTTCATCCAGAACGCCGAGGACCTGCGCAACAACTCCATGCCCCTGGCCCGGCTGCGCGACTTCAGCGGCGAGACGCGCTTCGGCACCATGCGCTTCTCCGGCAGCGGCCGCGCCTTCGTGGACGCCTTCTCCAACCGCATCCAGCACATCCTGGAGGCCAACGGCGCCTACTACGACCCCGCCACCGGCCAGGGCGCAGGCCACGCCCAGATGAACAACGACATGGCCTACAACATCGTCCAGCCCTACCCCGCCGGGGACAAGCAGGGCCTCTACCCGACCCTGGAGATCAGCCCCGCGCGAGAGAACATCTTCGGGGACGACGGCGACGACTAG
- a CDS encoding energy-coupling factor ABC transporter ATP-binding protein — translation MTAPLFELRKITYGYPGRQPVLRELDFAFAGTERIGLIGPNGSGKTTLARIVMGLARPSAGQVLHHGQPLEHDRDFTAIRREVGLLFQSADDQLFYPSVLEDVAFGPLNLGLAPAEAVQRARETLERLGLAGFERRITYKLSGGEKKLVSLAAVLAMRPRALFLDEPTNALDTDTRARLIAILDELDIPRIIISHDFDFLAQTTRTIYALADGRVHFDGQTATHEHIHAHVHAHVHTHAHGGVPHVHEGDHEHAPGPGCAGGGDPA, via the coding sequence ATGACCGCTCCGCTGTTCGAGCTGCGCAAAATCACCTACGGCTACCCGGGGCGCCAGCCCGTGCTGCGCGAGCTGGATTTCGCCTTCGCCGGAACCGAGCGCATCGGGCTCATCGGCCCCAACGGCTCGGGCAAGACGACCCTGGCGCGCATCGTCATGGGCCTGGCCCGGCCAAGCGCCGGGCAGGTGCTGCACCACGGCCAGCCCCTGGAGCACGACCGCGACTTCACGGCCATCCGCCGCGAGGTGGGCCTGCTGTTCCAGAGCGCCGACGACCAGCTCTTCTATCCCTCGGTGCTCGAAGACGTGGCCTTCGGGCCGCTGAACCTGGGGCTCGCGCCCGCCGAGGCGGTGCAGCGCGCGCGCGAAACCCTGGAGCGCCTGGGCCTTGCGGGCTTCGAGCGGCGCATCACCTACAAGCTCTCGGGCGGGGAGAAGAAACTCGTGTCCCTGGCCGCCGTGCTGGCCATGCGGCCCCGGGCGCTGTTCCTGGACGAGCCCACCAACGCCCTGGACACCGACACCCGCGCCCGGCTCATCGCCATCCTGGACGAGCTGGACATCCCGCGCATCATCATCTCCCACGATTTCGACTTCCTGGCCCAGACCACGCGGACGATCTACGCCCTGGCCGACGGGCGCGTGCACTTCGACGGGCAGACCGCGACCCACGAGCACATCCACGCCCACGTCCACGCCCATGTGCACACCCACGCCCACGGCGGCGTGCCCCACGTCCACGAGGGCGACCACGAGCACGCCCCCGGGCCTGGATGCGCGGGCGGCGGCGACCCCGCCTAG